ACGGCGAGGGCGTGGCCGGCGCGCCGCCGGTGATCTCGGCCAGCAGGTAGTCGTCGCCCATGTACTGACCGAGCATGCGCAGCGTGCTGCCCGCCGGCGCGTTCTGGAAGGTGGCCATCTGCGCGCGGTCGCCGCGCAGCAACACCTGCTCGGGATGCAGCTCGCTGCGATTGAAGAGGCTCATGCCCTCGACCTGCGGCGTCTGGGCGCGCAGGACGCCGAAGCGGCGGACGACGTCCCCGGCCCGGATCCTGATCGTCCCGAGGGTGCTGGCGCCGTCCGGCGGGTCGACGATTCCCTCCAGGCGCAGTTGCTGTCCGGTGCCGAACGGCCGCGGCTGGGCCACGGCGGCGGCGGCGACCAGGCCGAGGACGGCGAACGAGCAGAGGAGGGAGCGGGTCATGGTGGATCGCAGCGAAAGCGGACGCGATCATAGTCCGGACGCGTCGCCGTGGACAGCCGCATGCGGATCTCGCCGCTGCCAGGGGCGTCGGCGCGCGGCCGTTCGACGACGAAGGGCACCGTGAGGCTGCAGGCGTTCTGGCCGCGGAACGGGAAGTCCGGCAGCGCGAAGGCCAGGTTGTCGACGTTCAGCCGGTCGATGCTGCCCGCCGGCGCGGTCACCGGCGGCGCCAGGATGGCGAACGCCTCCAGCGGCTCGTTGGTCGCGCACTGGCGCAGCAGCGGGTCGCGCATGTTGACGCACAGCGCGACCCCGAAGGTGCAGCGGCCGAGCGCCTGGTCGCTGTCGCACAGCGGATCGTTGTCGACGCAGCGCACCAGGGCGCGCGCCGACGGGCTCACGGCCTCGGGCGGGATGATGCTGAGCTCGAGCAGGCCGTCGCTGGCGCGGCTGCCGCCGCCGCGTACCAGCTCGGGCGAGCGCATCGACGCCCGCAGGGCGGCGAACGCGTCGAGGCGCGGCACGCGGCGCGCCCCGTCGGCGATCGGCACGCCGCTGTCCCGCATCAGCGCCAGGACGCCGGCGGCGGTGAGCCCAGGGCGGGCGGCGATGAGCAGCGCGGCCGTGCCGGCGGCGTGCGGCGCGGCCATCGAGGTGCCGGAGAGCACCGCGAGGCCGCCGGCGAGCCCGTCCGACACGACGCCCACCCCGGGCGCGAACAGGTCGAGGGTCGCGCTGCGATTGCTGAAGCGCGCGATGGCGTCGGCGCCGTCCACCGCGCTCACCGACACGGCGCGCGACACGCAGGCGGGGGCGCTCATCGCATTGGCGCGTCCCTCGTTGCCGCTGGCCGCGAACACCAGGGTGCCGCGCTGCCACAGCCGGTCGATGACCTGGGCGAACATGCGGTTGGCGGCGCAGCCGGTCCGGTTGCCGCAGCCGATCTCGCAATCGCCGGCGAACTGCGCGGCGCTCACCAGGCTCATGTTGACGACGCGGACGTCCGGCCGGTCGCTGGCGATCCAGTCGAGCGCCGCGATCCAATCGGACAACAGACCGCGGTCCTGATTGTCGAGCACCCGCACCGCCACCAGGCCGGCGCCGGGGGCGACGCCGGGCGGCGAGACGACGCCGCGCGACACGGCGATGCCGGCGACGTGCGGACCGTGATGGTTGACGCTGGCGGCGCTGCCCGGTCCGGACTGTCGCGCCTGCCCGTTCGGGCAGCACGCCCGTCGCCGGGTGTCGCCCACCGCGCCGGCGCGGCAGAAGCACTCCTCCTGGCGCAGCGCCCCGGCGATGTCGGGATGCGTCTCGTCCACCCCGGTGTCGATGACGGCGATCACCACGCCGCTGCCGTCGACGCCGCGCGCGTGCACGCGGTCGGCGCGAATCTGGCGCACGGTGCGAGCGAGCGCCACGGTGCCGACGCCGTCGAGCTCCACGGCATCGACGTCTGGACTCGCCGCCAGCGCGGCCAACCCCTCCGCCGTCACCGTGGCGGCGAAGCCATCCACGGTCCGGTAGGCGTGGGCGACGCGCACGCCCGCCGGCGGCGCGGCGGGCAGCGCCGCCGCGCTCCGGCGCCCCGGCCGCATCGCGACCAGGACCGCCACCTCGCCCTGCTGCTCGGCGCGGGCCATCAGGCCGGCGCCGATCGTCGCCCCGCTGGCGGCGTCGGCGGCGACGAGCACGCTCAGGGCGACGAACAGGGAACCGGCGCGCGACACTCCCGGCATTACAGGGGCGGCACCGCGCCAATGCAACCGGCAGCGCGCGCCCGGGGTGTCCGCGCGGTGGTGGTGGACCGCTGCCCGATACCGCGACCACGGGAACAGCGCGGCGCGCCAGGGGGACTCGATCGCGGAACCTCCGGCGCTTCTGCTAGCAGGGCGGCATGTTCTCCTCGCATCGGCTCGACCCGCGGCGCGGCGCCGGCCGCTCGGTGGTGATGGCGCGGCACGGCATGGCCTGCACCAGCCAGCCGCTGGCGTCGCAGGCCGCGGTGGCGACCCTGCAGGCCGGCGGCAACGCGCTGGATGCGGCGGTCTGCGCCGCCGCCGTGCTCGGCGTCGTGGAACCGTTCATGACCGGCATCGGCGGCGACTGCTTCATGCTGATCTGGGATCCCGCCGAGCAGCGCCTGCACGGGCTGAACGGCAGCGGCCGGGCGCCGCGCGCCGCCACCCGCGAGGCGCTGCTGGCGCGCGGCCACCAGGTGATGCCGATGCTGGGGATGCTGCCGGTGACGGTGCCCGGCGCGGTCGACGCCTGGTGCGACGCGTTGGCGCGCTTCGGCCGGCGGACGCTGGCCGACGCGCTGGCGCCGGCGATCGACTACGCGACCGACGGCTTCCCGGTCACCGAGATCATCGCCAGCCAGTGGGCCTTCGCCGCCGGCATCCTGCAGAACGACGACGCGCGGCGCGCCTTCACCGTCGACGGCCGGGCGCCGCGGCCCGGCGAGGTGGCGCGCCTGCCGGAGCTCGCCGCCAGCCTGCGCCTCCTGGCCGCCGGCGGCCGCGACGTCTTCTACGCCGGCGAGCTGGCGCGGGCGATCGCCGAATGCTCGCGCGCCCACGGCGGCCTGCTCGACGCGGACGATCTGGCCGCCCACCGCTCGACCTGGGTCGAGCCGATCGCCACCGACTATCGCGGTGTCGAGGTCTGCGAGCTGCCGCCGAACGGGCAGGGCCTGACGGCGCTGCTGGCGCTGAACATCCTCGAATGCTTCGACCTCGCCGGGGCGGCCGCGGACGCGCGGGCGCACCTGCAGATCGAGGCGATGAAGCTGGCATTCGCCGATCGCGATCGCTGGATCGCCGATCCCGAGCATGCGGCGGTGCCGGTGTCGATGCTGATCGACAAGGCGTACGCGCAGGGCCGGGCGGCGCTCATCCGCCCCGAGGCGGCGCTGAAGCGGGTCCGCAGCGGCGGCGCGCCGATCTCGGACACCGTCTACCTCGCCACCGCCGATCGCGATGGCATGGTCGTGTCGCTGATCAACAGCCTCTACCTCGCCTTCGGCTCCGGCATGGTCGCCGGCCGTACCGGCATCGCGCTGCAGAACCGCGGGTTCGGCTTCCGCCTCGATCCCGCGCACCCGAACTGCATCGCCCCCGGCAAGCGGCCGTTCCACACCCTCATCCCTGGCATGGCGCTGCGCGACGGCCGGCCGCTGCTGGCGTTCGGCGTCATGGGCGGCGACATGCAGGCCCAGGGGCACGTGCAGCTCCTCAGCGCGCTCATCGACGGCGGCGACAACGTGCAGGAGGCGATCGAGCGCCCGCGCTTCAACTTTCTCGGCGGCGATCGCGTCGCCCTGGAATCGGCGCTGGCGGCGGCGCTCGGCGCCGACCTGGCGCGCCGCGGCCACGTCGTCGAGGACGAATCGGCGGCGCTGCTCGCCGGCGGCTTCGGCGGCGCGCAAGCGATCGCCATCGATCCCGAAAGCGGCGCGTGCTGGGGCGGCTCCGACCCGCGCAAGGACGGCTGCGCGATTGGCTTCTGACGGCGGGCGTCATCTCGAGGACGTTGGCGTCGGGTGCGCGGTCACTGGGGCGGTCGGACGGTTTCCGGCGCGCCACTGGCCGCCGGCGCCGGCGCGCGGTTGCCCTCGACGATGAGGCTCTGCGGCAGCGACCTTCATCACTCGCGCACTCGACAACGGCGCCCCCCTCGAGGAAGTGCGGAAGGCAGCCGGCCACGCCGACGCTTCCACAACGAAGCTCTACGACCGTCGCGGCCACAACCCAGAGTAGTCGGTGGCCTTCTTCGCGACCCACTGATTCGTCTCAGGCCGCGCCTTTGCTCTTGAGCGCAACGAAGCGGATGTCCACTCGCTTGTTGAGCGCCGACGCGATGCGGCGCAGCATCGCCAGCGAGTGGCCCTCGCAGTCGTCGTCCTCCAGCCGCGAGATGACTGACGCAGTGGTGCCAACCCTCGCGGCGAGTTCCTTCTGCGTCAGCTTCGCCCTGGGCCGACGTGCTGCGGCTCTTCCAGCGCGGCAGCGGCTCGCGGCGAGTTCCTTCTGCGTCAGCTTCGCCCTGGTCCGCAGCTCGTACACCTTGCGCGCGACCTCGGCACTCGCCCGTGCCTCCTCAAGCTCCGCAATTCGTTCGGGCCGCCCAGCGGAGAAGCGGCGATGAAGGTATTCGAGCGCCGCCGAG
This genomic window from bacterium contains:
- a CDS encoding XRE family transcriptional regulator, with translation MSKKKSTSAALEYLHRRFSAGRPERIAELEEARASAEVARKVYELRTRAKLTQKELAASRCRAGRAAARRPRAKLTQKELAARVGTTASVISRLEDDDCEGHSLAMLRRIASALNKRVDIRFVALKSKGAA
- a CDS encoding S8 family serine peptidase gives rise to the protein MPGVSRAGSLFVALSVLVAADAASGATIGAGLMARAEQQGEVAVLVAMRPGRRSAAALPAAPPAGVRVAHAYRTVDGFAATVTAEGLAALAASPDVDAVELDGVGTVALARTVRQIRADRVHARGVDGSGVVIAVIDTGVDETHPDIAGALRQEECFCRAGAVGDTRRRACCPNGQARQSGPGSAASVNHHGPHVAGIAVSRGVVSPPGVAPGAGLVAVRVLDNQDRGLLSDWIAALDWIASDRPDVRVVNMSLVSAAQFAGDCEIGCGNRTGCAANRMFAQVIDRLWQRGTLVFAASGNEGRANAMSAPACVSRAVSVSAVDGADAIARFSNRSATLDLFAPGVGVVSDGLAGGLAVLSGTSMAAPHAAGTAALLIAARPGLTAAGVLALMRDSGVPIADGARRVPRLDAFAALRASMRSPELVRGGGSRASDGLLELSIIPPEAVSPSARALVRCVDNDPLCDSDQALGRCTFGVALCVNMRDPLLRQCATNEPLEAFAILAPPVTAPAGSIDRLNVDNLAFALPDFPFRGQNACSLTVPFVVERPRADAPGSGEIRMRLSTATRPDYDRVRFRCDPP
- the ggt gene encoding gamma-glutamyltransferase, whose product is MFSSHRLDPRRGAGRSVVMARHGMACTSQPLASQAAVATLQAGGNALDAAVCAAAVLGVVEPFMTGIGGDCFMLIWDPAEQRLHGLNGSGRAPRAATREALLARGHQVMPMLGMLPVTVPGAVDAWCDALARFGRRTLADALAPAIDYATDGFPVTEIIASQWAFAAGILQNDDARRAFTVDGRAPRPGEVARLPELAASLRLLAAGGRDVFYAGELARAIAECSRAHGGLLDADDLAAHRSTWVEPIATDYRGVEVCELPPNGQGLTALLALNILECFDLAGAAADARAHLQIEAMKLAFADRDRWIADPEHAAVPVSMLIDKAYAQGRAALIRPEAALKRVRSGGAPISDTVYLATADRDGMVVSLINSLYLAFGSGMVAGRTGIALQNRGFGFRLDPAHPNCIAPGKRPFHTLIPGMALRDGRPLLAFGVMGGDMQAQGHVQLLSALIDGGDNVQEAIERPRFNFLGGDRVALESALAAALGADLARRGHVVEDESAALLAGGFGGAQAIAIDPESGACWGGSDPRKDGCAIGF